In the genome of Triticum urartu cultivar G1812 chromosome 5, Tu2.1, whole genome shotgun sequence, one region contains:
- the LOC125555997 gene encoding 11 kDa late embryogenesis abundant protein-like, protein MQGGKSSSAVGAAKEAVANVGASAWAGKEKTMAVVQETVNKAKAHDPAAKAEAEARKQERIHEAEAAKRDAMRHNAAAKEHATAASYHPTTGAGVDARDVEVEGAAAPRAGSSDDGYLPVSGAGHWVGEGGGHQLPARGTPGGHSA, encoded by the coding sequence ATGCAGGGCGGGAAGAGCTCGAGCGCGGTGGGCGCGGCCAAGGAGGCGGTGGCGAACGTGGGCGCGTCGGCGTGGGCGGGCAAGGAGAAGACCATGGCCGTGGTGCAGGAGACGGTGAACAAGGCCAAGGCGCACGACCCGGCGGCCAAGGCCGAGGCGGAGGCCAGGAAGCAGGAGCGGATCCACGAGGCGGAGGCCGCCAAGCGGGACGCCATGCGCCACAACGCCGCCGCCAAGGAGCACGCCACCGCCGCGTCCTACCACCCCACCACCGGCGCCGGAGTGGACGCCCGCGACGTCGAGGTGGAGGGCGCGGCCGCCCCGCGCGCGGGGAGCAGCGACGACGGCTACCTGCCGGTGTCGGGGGCGGGGCACTGGGTGGGCGAGGGCGGCGGTCACCAGCTGCCCGCGCGCGGCACGCCCGGCGGCCACTCTGCGTGA